Proteins encoded together in one Polaribacter reichenbachii window:
- a CDS encoding endonuclease, whose product MKKNLLFLSLFLVSIISYAQQQYYNGVDLTKEGLDLKQELATKTINAHINFLSYTPGVWEALKITDLNPENSSEVLLIYGFSDTTSGETARRRGVNDNSGDQGDWNREHTYAKSLGDPNLGSTGPGADAHHLRPSDVSYNSQRGNLKFADGSGDSGSVSGGWYPGDEWKGDVARMMMYMYIRYGDQCLPNGVGIGNNANAGDDMIDLFLEWNVEDPVSDFERQRNTYHDSNATYAQGNRNPFIDNAYLATRIWGGENAIDSWGIYITSDDEAPTVPTNVALSNITTSSIDVSWIASTDNESVSKYEVYVDGTLEGQTSDVNYTITGLTPNTTYAISVLAKDLASNKSAQSTAINGTTTTDTTSPTVPTNITITNVSGTSFKVNWSASTDDTAVVGYDIYIDSSLNGSTSTTSYTVNNLSLSTTYSVTVLAKDSADNKSPNSSAINATTTDGAALANELFFSEYVEGGNYRKAIEIANLTGNTVDLSAYSVARQSKGTWETSLYLSGYSIDADDVFVITNSSTTNQTLINESDLGVANSTPMTFNGDDRVGLFKNDVLIDIIGDIDGTSNFGKDITLRRKMTVTNPNTTYTINEWDEYAKDTVDGIGVYYDATANTTSSTFDTFKMYPNPNNADKLYFNITKQVEIKIYNTLGKLVKSDTLNTNKNNIDISNLTKGVYLIKIDSDNQSITKKLIKN is encoded by the coding sequence ATGAAAAAAAATCTACTTTTTTTATCCCTTTTTTTAGTCTCAATCATCAGCTATGCTCAGCAACAATATTATAATGGTGTAGATTTAACAAAAGAAGGATTAGATTTAAAACAAGAATTAGCTACTAAAACAATTAACGCTCATATTAATTTTTTAAGCTATACTCCTGGAGTTTGGGAAGCTTTAAAAATCACTGATTTAAATCCAGAGAATAGTAGCGAAGTATTATTAATTTATGGCTTTTCAGATACTACATCTGGTGAAACCGCAAGAAGAAGAGGCGTAAATGATAATAGCGGTGATCAAGGAGATTGGAACAGAGAACATACCTACGCTAAATCTTTAGGAGACCCAAATCTTGGTTCTACAGGTCCCGGTGCAGATGCGCATCATTTAAGACCTTCGGATGTTAGTTATAACAGCCAAAGAGGTAATTTAAAATTTGCTGATGGTTCAGGAGATTCTGGTAGCGTTTCTGGTGGTTGGTATCCAGGAGATGAATGGAAAGGAGATGTTGCAAGAATGATGATGTACATGTACATTCGTTATGGAGATCAATGTTTACCAAATGGAGTTGGTATTGGTAATAACGCAAATGCTGGTGACGATATGATTGATTTGTTTTTAGAATGGAATGTAGAAGATCCTGTTTCTGATTTTGAAAGACAAAGAAATACCTATCACGATTCTAACGCTACTTACGCACAAGGAAACAGAAATCCATTTATAGACAATGCTTATTTAGCAACAAGAATTTGGGGTGGAGAAAATGCTATAGATTCTTGGGGAATTTACATTACTTCGGATGACGAAGCACCAACTGTACCAACAAATGTTGCTTTAAGTAATATTACAACTTCTTCTATCGATGTTTCTTGGATTGCTTCTACAGATAATGAATCGGTATCTAAATATGAAGTTTATGTAGACGGAACTTTAGAAGGGCAAACTTCTGATGTTAATTATACTATTACAGGTTTAACACCTAATACAACTTATGCAATATCTGTATTAGCAAAAGATTTGGCAAGTAATAAATCTGCACAATCTACAGCAATTAACGGAACTACTACAACCGATACTACGTCACCAACAGTACCTACAAACATTACAATTACGAATGTTTCTGGGACTTCTTTTAAAGTAAATTGGAGTGCTTCTACAGATGATACTGCAGTTGTTGGTTATGATATTTATATTGATAGCTCTCTTAACGGATCTACCTCAACAACTAGTTACACTGTTAACAATTTATCATTATCTACAACCTATAGCGTTACTGTTTTAGCAAAAGATTCCGCTGATAATAAATCTCCTAATTCTTCTGCAATAAATGCAACAACAACAGATGGTGCTGCACTTGCAAATGAGCTATTTTTCTCAGAATATGTAGAAGGTGGTAATTATAGAAAAGCTATAGAAATTGCCAATCTTACTGGTAATACTGTCGATTTATCTGCATATTCTGTAGCCAGACAATCTAAAGGTACTTGGGAAACTTCTTTATATCTAAGTGGTTATTCTATTGATGCCGATGATGTTTTTGTTATTACAAACAGTTCTACAACAAATCAAACCTTAATTAATGAAAGTGATTTAGGTGTAGCAAATTCTACTCCTATGACATTTAATGGTGATGATAGAGTTGGTTTATTTAAAAATGATGTGTTAATTGATATTATTGGAGACATAGATGGTACTTCTAATTTTGGAAAAGACATAACTTTAAGAAGAAAAATGACTGTTACAAATCCTAATACTACATACACAATTAATGAATGGGATGAATATGCAAAAGATACTGTAGATGGAATCGGAGTTTACTATGATGCAACAGCAAATACTACTTCTTCTACTTTTGATACTTTTAAAATGTATCCAAACCCAAACAATGCAGATAAATTGTATTTCAACATTACAAAACAAGTTGAGATTAAAATTTATAATACTTTAGGAAAACTAGTAAAATCTGATACTTTAAACACCAATAAAAATAATATTGACATTTCTAACCTTACTAAAGGTGTTTATTTAATAAAAATAGATTCTGATAACCAATCTATCACAAAAAAATTGATAAAAAATTAA
- the purL gene encoding phosphoribosylformylglycinamidine synthase yields the protein MIHFFGNKSSKVFAVQTTKELSSENISKLVWLFANQPKIDEASIDAFFVGPRAAMITPWSTNAVEITQNMGISDIIRIEEFTAVSEDFSDFDPMISEKFKSLNQDSFSIDIQPEAILEIDDIAAYNTKEGLSLSDEEVAYLESVATKIGRKLTDSEVFGFSQVNSEHCRHKIFNGTFVIDGEEMPTSLFKLIKETSKQNPNDIISAYKDNVAFIKGPKVEQFAPKTADKPDFYQTQEFESVISLKAETHNFPTTVEPFNGAATGSGGEIRDRLAGGKGSLPLAGTAVYMTSYSRLEEKRPWEQKFEARDWLYQTPMDILIKASNGASDFGNKFGQPLIVGSVLTFEHEENAASSDAAARKLGFDKVIMQAGGIGYGKAEQALKDTPKEGDKIVILGGENYRIGMGGAAVSSADTGEFASGIELNAVQRSNPEMQKRAANAVRGMVESKENFIVSIHDHGAGGHLNCLSELVEDTGGKIDLDKLPVGDPTLSAKEIIGNESQERMGLVIADKHLETLHKIADRERSPIYDVGEVTGNDRFTFESKTTGEKPMDLALEDMFGSSPKTIMTDKTVIRKYKNPRYKTKNLKIYLEQVLQLEAVACKDWLTNKVDRCVGGKVAKQQCVGPLQLPLNNVGVMALDYNGKEGIATSIGHAPIAALINPEAGSRNAIAESLTNIIWAPLKDNLDSISLSANWMWPCKNEGEDARLYKAVKAVSQFSIDLGINVPTGKDSLSMKQKYPDGDVISPGTVIISAAANCNEISKVVEPVLQIDGGNIYYINISQDDFKLGGSSFNQALNAIGNEAPDVTNTAFVKNTFNTIQELIKGDKITAGHDVASGGLITTLLEMCFADVNLGADFDISSLNNEDSIKVLFSENSGIVFQADASVETILSENNIEFFTIGTANNSGQVNIQNNEDNFSFDVTELRDVWYKTSFLLDQKQTANNLAQDRFDNYKNQPLTYKFPANFTGKLPVTSSAVEKPKAAIIREKGSNSEREMANAMYLAGFDVKDVHMTDLISGRETLEDIQFIGAVGGFSNSDVLGSAKGWAGAFKYNEKANTALKNFFKREDTLSVGICNGCQLWMELDLINPEHKVHGKMVHNDSQKHESSFTSVKIQENNSVMLSSLAGTELGVWISHGEGKFSLPEAKENYNIVAKYGYEGYPNNPNGSDFNTAMLCDKTGRHLVTMPHIERSTFQWNWANYPANRKDEVTPWLEAFINAKNWLTK from the coding sequence ATGATTCATTTCTTTGGAAACAAAAGCAGCAAAGTATTCGCTGTTCAAACTACAAAAGAATTATCTTCAGAAAACATTTCTAAATTGGTATGGCTTTTTGCCAATCAGCCTAAAATAGATGAAGCATCAATAGATGCTTTTTTTGTTGGACCAAGAGCAGCAATGATAACTCCTTGGAGTACAAATGCTGTAGAAATCACTCAAAATATGGGTATTTCTGACATTATTAGAATTGAAGAATTCACTGCTGTTTCAGAAGATTTTTCTGATTTTGATCCAATGATTTCTGAGAAATTTAAAAGCTTAAATCAAGATTCATTTTCTATTGATATTCAACCAGAAGCAATTTTAGAAATCGATGATATTGCTGCATACAACACTAAAGAAGGTTTATCTTTAAGTGATGAAGAAGTTGCCTATTTAGAAAGTGTTGCCACCAAAATAGGCAGAAAATTAACAGACTCTGAAGTTTTTGGTTTTAGCCAAGTAAACTCAGAACATTGTCGTCATAAAATATTTAACGGAACTTTTGTAATTGATGGAGAAGAAATGCCAACTTCATTATTTAAGTTGATAAAAGAAACTTCGAAACAAAATCCTAACGATATTATTTCTGCATACAAAGACAATGTTGCTTTTATAAAAGGACCAAAAGTGGAACAGTTTGCGCCTAAAACAGCAGATAAACCCGACTTTTATCAAACTCAAGAATTTGAATCTGTAATTTCTTTAAAAGCAGAAACACATAATTTCCCAACAACTGTAGAACCATTTAATGGAGCTGCAACTGGTTCTGGAGGAGAAATTAGAGATAGACTTGCAGGTGGGAAAGGTTCTTTACCTTTAGCAGGTACAGCAGTTTATATGACTTCTTATTCTCGCTTAGAAGAAAAAAGACCATGGGAACAAAAATTTGAAGCAAGAGATTGGTTATACCAAACTCCTATGGATATTTTAATAAAAGCTTCTAATGGGGCATCCGATTTTGGTAACAAATTCGGTCAACCTTTAATTGTTGGTTCTGTTTTAACATTTGAGCACGAAGAAAATGCTGCTTCGAGTGATGCTGCTGCAAGAAAATTGGGTTTTGATAAAGTGATTATGCAAGCTGGTGGAATTGGTTATGGAAAAGCAGAACAAGCTTTAAAAGATACTCCAAAAGAAGGCGATAAAATTGTAATTCTTGGTGGAGAGAATTATAGAATTGGTATGGGTGGTGCTGCAGTTTCATCGGCAGATACTGGTGAATTTGCATCAGGAATTGAATTAAATGCAGTACAACGTTCGAATCCAGAAATGCAAAAACGTGCTGCTAATGCAGTTCGTGGAATGGTAGAAAGTAAAGAAAATTTTATTGTTTCTATTCACGATCATGGCGCAGGTGGACATTTAAATTGTTTATCAGAATTGGTTGAAGATACTGGTGGTAAAATCGATTTAGATAAATTACCAGTTGGTGACCCTACTCTATCAGCAAAAGAAATTATTGGTAACGAATCTCAAGAAAGAATGGGATTAGTGATTGCTGATAAACATTTAGAAACTTTACACAAAATTGCAGATAGAGAACGTTCTCCAATCTATGATGTTGGTGAAGTTACAGGTAATGACAGATTTACTTTTGAATCTAAAACTACTGGTGAAAAACCAATGGATTTAGCTTTAGAAGATATGTTTGGTTCATCACCAAAAACAATAATGACAGACAAAACTGTCATCAGAAAATATAAAAATCCACGTTATAAAACGAAGAATTTAAAAATCTATTTAGAGCAAGTTTTACAGTTAGAAGCTGTAGCTTGTAAAGATTGGTTAACTAATAAAGTTGATAGATGTGTAGGTGGTAAAGTTGCCAAACAACAATGTGTTGGGCCTTTACAACTTCCATTAAACAATGTAGGGGTTATGGCTTTAGATTATAATGGAAAAGAAGGTATTGCTACTTCAATTGGGCACGCTCCTATCGCTGCGTTAATCAACCCAGAAGCAGGGAGTAGAAATGCAATTGCTGAGAGTTTAACTAACATTATTTGGGCACCTTTAAAAGATAATTTAGATTCAATTTCGTTATCAGCAAACTGGATGTGGCCTTGTAAAAACGAAGGTGAAGATGCTCGTTTATACAAAGCTGTTAAAGCAGTATCCCAATTTTCTATTGATTTAGGAATTAATGTTCCTACAGGAAAAGATTCCTTGTCAATGAAACAAAAATATCCTGATGGAGATGTAATTTCTCCAGGAACGGTGATAATTTCTGCTGCTGCTAATTGTAATGAAATCAGTAAAGTTGTAGAACCTGTTTTACAAATTGATGGAGGTAATATTTATTATATTAATATTTCTCAAGATGATTTTAAATTAGGAGGAAGTTCTTTCAATCAAGCATTAAATGCGATTGGAAATGAAGCTCCTGATGTTACAAATACTGCTTTTGTAAAGAATACTTTTAACACCATTCAAGAATTAATTAAGGGTGATAAAATTACTGCAGGACACGATGTTGCTTCTGGAGGTTTAATTACAACTCTTTTAGAAATGTGTTTTGCTGACGTTAATTTAGGAGCTGATTTTGATATTTCTTCTTTAAACAATGAAGATTCAATTAAAGTTTTATTCTCAGAAAACTCAGGAATTGTTTTTCAAGCTGATGCTTCTGTAGAAACAATTTTATCAGAAAATAATATCGAGTTTTTTACGATTGGTACTGCAAATAATTCAGGACAGGTAAACATCCAAAACAATGAAGATAATTTCTCTTTTGATGTTACTGAACTAAGAGATGTTTGGTACAAAACTTCTTTCTTATTAGATCAAAAACAAACTGCTAATAATTTAGCACAAGACAGATTTGATAATTATAAAAATCAGCCTTTAACTTATAAATTTCCAGCCAATTTTACAGGAAAATTACCTGTCACTTCGAGCGCAGTCGAGAAGCCAAAAGCTGCAATCATCAGAGAAAAAGGTTCTAACTCAGAACGTGAAATGGCAAATGCCATGTATTTAGCTGGTTTTGATGTAAAAGATGTGCATATGACCGATTTAATTTCTGGTCGTGAAACTCTAGAAGATATTCAATTTATTGGTGCAGTTGGTGGTTTCTCTAATTCTGATGTTTTAGGTTCTGCAAAAGGTTGGGCAGGAGCATTTAAATACAATGAAAAAGCTAATACTGCGCTAAAAAACTTCTTTAAAAGAGAAGATACTTTATCTGTTGGTATTTGTAATGGTTGTCAGCTTTGGATGGAATTAGACCTAATTAATCCTGAACACAAAGTGCATGGAAAAATGGTTCATAACGATTCTCAAAAGCACGAAAGTTCTTTTACATCCGTAAAAATTCAAGAAAATAACTCTGTAATGTTATCTTCTTTAGCCGGAACAGAATTAGGTGTTTGGATTTCTCATGGTGAAGGAAAATTCAGTTTACCAGAAGCCAAAGAAAACTATAATATTGTGGCAAAATACGGTTATGAAGGTTATCCAAATAACCCAAATGGTTCTGATTTTAACACAGCAATGCTATGTGATAAAACTGGTAGACATTTAGTAACAATGCCTCATATTGAGCGTTCTACTTTTCAATGGAATTGGGCCAATTACCCAGCAAATAGAAAAGATGAAGTTACGCCTTGGTTAGAAGCATTTATTAATGCAAAAAATTGGTTGACGAAATAA
- a CDS encoding threonine/serine ThrE exporter family protein, with amino-acid sequence MKIPEKYRFIIELGKALHTYGIPSYKIQSYLTEVASNKGINASFMDFPTWINYAFYDDDESYNYIECVPPGSLNLGAFSRVAELSKKVINSEVDSNEISKELSIIHQKTKRVNHLYSILAYAFAAGGFGLIIGTNWTSFGFSLLTGSLVYLMVFLTSKSKYIENVFEPLSALFITVICCLIKQVFPEFNVVLTILASIIIFVPGLGITIALEEITSKNLVSGSAKLFDAIILLFKQFFGVLLGLGLMKSLMDVDLAHNIAEIPKWISFLGIPVLSITLFPVLQVRKKDMFFGALTGAISFSIIVLLSGFGILISTFIGTLTVVGASVLFGKISKTPKTVYLIQGIIILVPGSKSFMGISNTFLNSPIAGSGNIFEEVAFILMGIIGGLLFAGTFREKSSSRD; translated from the coding sequence ATGAAAATTCCAGAAAAATATCGATTTATTATTGAATTAGGAAAAGCGCTTCATACTTACGGAATTCCTTCATATAAAATTCAATCTTATTTAACAGAAGTTGCTAGCAATAAAGGAATTAATGCTAGTTTTATGGACTTTCCTACTTGGATTAATTATGCTTTTTATGATGATGATGAATCGTATAATTATATAGAATGTGTACCTCCAGGTTCTTTAAATTTAGGTGCATTTTCTAGAGTTGCTGAATTAAGTAAAAAAGTAATTAATTCTGAAGTAGACAGCAATGAAATTAGCAAAGAATTAAGCATAATTCATCAAAAAACAAAAAGAGTAAATCACTTATATTCAATTTTGGCGTATGCATTTGCTGCTGGCGGATTTGGTTTAATTATTGGTACAAATTGGACCTCTTTTGGTTTTTCATTATTAACAGGTTCTTTGGTGTATTTAATGGTATTTCTTACATCAAAATCAAAATATATAGAAAATGTTTTTGAACCTTTAAGCGCTTTATTTATTACTGTAATCTGCTGTCTTATTAAACAAGTGTTTCCAGAATTTAATGTGGTATTAACCATTTTAGCCTCCATCATTATTTTTGTACCAGGCTTAGGAATTACAATTGCTTTAGAAGAAATAACATCTAAAAATTTGGTTTCTGGCTCTGCAAAACTTTTTGATGCAATAATTCTATTATTTAAACAATTTTTTGGGGTGCTACTAGGTTTAGGTTTAATGAAATCTTTAATGGATGTTGATCTAGCACACAATATCGCAGAAATACCAAAATGGATTAGTTTTCTTGGAATTCCTGTTTTATCCATTACATTATTCCCAGTATTACAAGTAAGAAAAAAAGATATGTTTTTTGGCGCATTAACCGGTGCAATTTCTTTTTCTATTATTGTTTTGCTATCTGGTTTTGGAATATTAATCAGCACTTTTATAGGTACATTAACTGTTGTTGGCGCTAGTGTTTTATTTGGTAAAATCTCTAAGACACCGAAAACGGTCTATTTAATTCAGGGTATTATTATTCTTGTACCTGGTAGTAAGTCTTTTATGGGAATTAGTAATACTTTTCTAAATTCACCAATTGCTGGTTCTGGAAATATATTTGAAGAAGTTGCCTTTATTTTAATGGGAATTATAGGAGGTTTACTTTTTGCAGGTACGTTCAGAGAAAAAAGCAGTAGTAGAGATTAA
- a CDS encoding pentapeptide repeat-containing protein produces MKHKITLLAVLFLSISFFAQKTIEASDILKDIKNGKSISYQNATIVGTLDLTYMDEAMEKLPSKRKSSWWGNGNSSNEIKKIIEVSISFINCTFKDDVLAYIPDEDSGYTFTASFEDIAIFKNCNFERKAMFKYSRFESESDFSGSFFEDNSTFKYAKFDKDVSFESTKFSEISTFKYAKFIRKVSFANSVFEDSAVFKYTKFNNGVSFFNTNFEEDLNIKYMQVSGDFDISKMKVGYDIDSKYTKINGKDFNKYLLINN; encoded by the coding sequence ATGAAACATAAAATTACTTTATTAGCTGTTCTTTTTTTATCAATTAGCTTTTTTGCACAAAAAACAATTGAAGCATCAGATATTTTAAAAGACATAAAAAATGGTAAATCTATATCTTATCAAAATGCAACCATTGTTGGTACTTTAGATCTAACTTATATGGATGAAGCTATGGAAAAACTACCATCAAAAAGAAAAAGTAGTTGGTGGGGAAATGGTAACTCATCTAACGAAATAAAAAAAATAATCGAAGTAAGTATTTCTTTTATCAATTGTACTTTTAAAGATGATGTTTTAGCTTACATACCAGATGAAGATTCTGGCTACACTTTTACTGCAAGTTTCGAAGATATTGCCATTTTTAAGAACTGTAATTTTGAAAGAAAAGCCATGTTTAAATACTCTCGTTTTGAAAGTGAATCAGATTTTTCTGGCTCTTTTTTTGAGGATAACAGCACTTTTAAATATGCTAAATTTGATAAAGATGTAAGTTTCGAAAGCACTAAATTCTCTGAAATTTCTACGTTTAAATATGCTAAATTTATTAGAAAAGTAAGCTTTGCCAACTCAGTTTTCGAAGATTCTGCAGTTTTTAAATACACTAAATTTAATAACGGAGTTTCTTTTTTTAATACCAATTTCGAAGAAGATTTAAATATTAAATACATGCAAGTTTCTGGAGATTTCGATATTTCTAAAATGAAAGTTGGTTATGATATCGACTCTAAATACACCAAAATAAATGGTAAAGATTTTAATAAATATTTACTTATTAATAATTAA
- a CDS encoding AMP-dependent synthetase/ligase, with amino-acid sequence MPTEITRLFDFPYYQLEKYNLKKAFSTKYNGNWESISTQEYIDKSNQLSRGLLKLGIQPNDKIAIISTENRTEWNICDIGILQTGAQTVPIYPTISKEDYEYVLSHSESTYCFVSDVDILEKLNKIKGKTKLKGVYTFKDIKGENNWNEILELGQETDNQDEVEARKNNVKTDDLATLIYTSGTTGKPKGVMLSHKNIVTNVLSSEKRVPLDYGNSVGLSFLPVCHIFERMILYLYQYCGVDIYFAESIEKLSENAQEIKPHVMTAVPRLYEKIYDKIILKGEDLSGIKKSLFFWAVNLGLKYEPNGANGWWYEKQLALARKLIFSKWQAALGGELKIMVSGSAALQPRLTRVFAAAGMPIMEGYGLTETSPVIAVNDQKDRNFRVGTVGKVIEGVEVKIADNGEILVKGPNVMLGYYKDDEKTATVMKGEYFCTGDKGEFDQDGFLKITGRTKEMFKTSGGKYVVPPLLEGELKQSLFIEQVMVIGEGEKMPAAIIQPNFEFMRDWIKHKHLDIGLTNQEIISSDIVIKRIQKEVDKCNKNFGKWEQIKRFELTPEEWSIDGGHLTPTMKMKREIIKNIYINLYEKIYRGNFYKS; translated from the coding sequence ATGCCAACAGAAATTACAAGGTTATTTGATTTTCCTTATTATCAATTAGAAAAATACAATCTTAAAAAAGCATTTTCTACAAAATACAATGGAAATTGGGAATCAATTTCTACACAAGAATATATAGATAAATCGAACCAATTAAGTAGAGGACTACTTAAATTAGGTATACAACCTAATGATAAAATTGCAATTATTTCTACAGAAAATAGAACTGAATGGAATATTTGCGACATTGGCATTTTACAAACTGGCGCGCAAACAGTACCAATTTACCCTACAATTTCTAAAGAAGATTACGAATATGTATTAAGCCATTCAGAATCCACTTATTGTTTTGTTTCTGATGTAGACATTTTAGAGAAACTAAATAAAATTAAAGGAAAAACTAAACTCAAAGGTGTTTATACTTTTAAAGATATAAAAGGCGAAAACAATTGGAATGAAATCTTAGAATTAGGTCAAGAAACCGACAATCAAGATGAAGTTGAAGCAAGAAAAAACAATGTAAAAACCGATGATTTAGCAACATTAATTTACACTTCTGGTACAACAGGTAAACCAAAGGGCGTTATGCTTTCTCATAAAAACATTGTTACTAACGTTTTATCTTCGGAAAAAAGAGTTCCTTTAGATTATGGTAATTCTGTAGGATTAAGCTTTTTACCTGTTTGTCATATTTTTGAACGTATGATATTATATTTATATCAATATTGTGGTGTAGATATTTATTTTGCAGAATCTATAGAAAAATTATCAGAAAATGCGCAAGAAATAAAACCGCATGTAATGACTGCTGTACCTCGACTTTATGAAAAAATCTACGACAAAATTATTCTTAAAGGAGAAGATTTATCTGGTATAAAGAAAAGTTTATTTTTCTGGGCCGTTAATTTAGGTTTAAAATATGAACCTAATGGCGCCAATGGTTGGTGGTACGAAAAACAATTGGCTTTAGCTCGCAAACTAATTTTTTCTAAATGGCAAGCAGCTTTAGGTGGCGAGTTAAAAATAATGGTTTCTGGTAGTGCAGCTCTACAACCAAGATTAACAAGAGTTTTTGCTGCTGCAGGAATGCCAATTATGGAAGGTTATGGTTTAACAGAAACATCCCCAGTAATTGCAGTAAACGATCAAAAAGATAGAAATTTTAGAGTAGGAACTGTTGGTAAAGTTATTGAAGGTGTAGAAGTTAAAATTGCCGATAATGGAGAAATCTTAGTAAAAGGTCCGAATGTAATGTTGGGTTATTACAAAGATGATGAAAAAACGGCAACTGTTATGAAGGGAGAATATTTCTGTACTGGTGATAAAGGGGAATTTGATCAAGATGGTTTCTTAAAAATTACTGGTAGAACAAAAGAAATGTTTAAAACCTCTGGTGGTAAATATGTTGTTCCGCCTTTATTAGAAGGTGAATTAAAACAATCTCTTTTTATAGAACAAGTAATGGTAATTGGAGAAGGAGAAAAAATGCCAGCCGCTATTATTCAACCGAATTTTGAGTTTATGAGAGATTGGATAAAACATAAACATTTAGATATAGGTTTAACTAATCAAGAAATTATAAGTTCTGATATTGTTATAAAACGTATTCAAAAAGAAGTTGATAAATGCAACAAAAACTTTGGAAAATGGGAGCAAATAAAGCGTTTTGAACTCACGCCTGAAGAATGGTCTATTGATGGTGGTCATTTAACACCAACAATGAAAATGAAAAGAGAAATAATTAAGAATATATATATTAATTTATACGAAAAAATTTATAGAGGTAATTTTTATAAAAGTTAA
- a CDS encoding BLUF domain-containing protein produces MLSQLVYYSITNVIVSDKVITEILESSRKNNAALEITGCLLYHNYIFLQLLEGEKENVNELFETIKKDERHSNVTLIIEENINERMYPNWSMAYHDFRAKKSAKDNFVKSIDFSSNNIPKKTEAIDLFWRMAKQIVV; encoded by the coding sequence ATGTTAAGTCAATTAGTATATTATTCTATAACTAATGTAATTGTTTCAGATAAAGTTATTACAGAAATTTTAGAGTCTTCTCGTAAAAACAATGCTGCTCTAGAAATTACAGGCTGTTTACTTTATCATAATTACATTTTTCTACAGCTTTTAGAAGGTGAAAAAGAAAATGTAAACGAACTATTTGAAACTATTAAAAAAGACGAAAGACATTCTAATGTTACTTTAATAATAGAAGAAAATATCAACGAAAGAATGTACCCAAATTGGAGTATGGCTTATCACGATTTTAGAGCTAAAAAATCAGCAAAAGATAATTTTGTTAAAAGCATTGATTTTTCCTCAAATAATATTCCAAAAAAAACTGAAGCTATTGATTTATTTTGGCGAATGGCAAAACAAATAGTAGTCTAA
- a CDS encoding thioredoxin family protein, which produces MKTIKNILLLAVVVITATAFTLKSDSGYQIGDKIEDFKLKNVDGDFLSLSDYDDAKGYIIIFTCNTCPYSVANEDRIIALNDKYEDEGYPVIAINPNNPEAVADESFEKMKVRSEEKNFNFPYLLDEGQKVYPKFGATKTPHVFIVTKNDMKVKYIGAIDNSSRNPDAVTEKYVEDAVDALLAGKTVEKTETRAIGCSIKV; this is translated from the coding sequence ATGAAAACAATAAAGAACATTTTATTACTTGCAGTTGTTGTAATTACTGCAACAGCTTTTACTTTAAAATCAGATTCTGGCTATCAAATAGGAGATAAAATAGAAGATTTTAAACTCAAAAATGTGGATGGTGATTTTTTATCATTATCAGATTATGATGATGCAAAAGGTTACATTATTATATTTACCTGTAATACTTGTCCTTATTCAGTAGCAAATGAAGACAGAATTATTGCTTTAAATGATAAGTATGAAGATGAAGGTTATCCTGTAATTGCTATAAACCCAAATAATCCCGAAGCTGTTGCTGATGAAAGTTTCGAGAAAATGAAAGTAAGATCTGAAGAAAAGAATTTTAATTTTCCTTATTTGTTAGATGAAGGCCAGAAAGTTTATCCAAAATTTGGAGCTACTAAAACTCCACATGTTTTTATAGTAACCAAAAATGATATGAAGGTAAAATATATAGGTGCAATTGATAATAGCTCTAGAAACCCAGATGCTGTTACAGAAAAGTATGTAGAAGATGCTGTTGATGCTTTATTGGCTGGTAAAACAGTAGAAAAAACAGAAACTAGAGCAATTGGTTGTTCTATTAAAGTTTAA